Proteins co-encoded in one Dasypus novemcinctus isolate mDasNov1 chromosome 18, mDasNov1.1.hap2, whole genome shotgun sequence genomic window:
- the CAPN12 gene encoding calpain-12: MACCSRRVTIQLVDEEAGAGDPAPQPFRGQSFEAIRAACLDKGILFRDPYFPAGPDALGYDKLGPDSEKAKGVEWMRPHEFCAEPQFICEDVSRTDVCQGSLGNCWFLAAAASLTLYPRLLYRVVPPGQGFRDGYAGVFHFQLWQFGRWVDVVVDDRLPVRERKLMFVRSEQRSEFWAPLLEKAYAKLHGSYEVMRGGHMNEAFVDFTGGVGEVLYLRRHAPGLFSVLRHALAKESLVGATALSDRGEYRTDDGLVKGHAYSITGTHKASLGFTKLRLLRLRNPWGCVEWSGAWSDSCPRWDMLPKEWREALLVKKDDGEFWMELQDFLRRFDTVQICSLSPEVLGPAPAGGGWHTHVFQGRWVRGFSAGGSQPGAETFWTNPQFRLTLLEPDEEQEEDDDQGPWGGWGAAGARGPTPGGRVPKCTVLLSLIQRNRRRLRAQGLKYLTVGFHVFQIPEELLGLWDSPRSRALLPGLLRADRSAFCARRDVSRRCRLRPGHYLVVPSAGRAGDEADFTLRVFSERRHAAVEIDDVISADLRELTVPLELGLEQLFQELAGEEEELDARQLQTLLSIALEPASAHAQTPGEIGLRTCEELLQCFGHGGGLDLRHFQQLWAHLLEWQATFDKFDQDASGTMNSYELRLALNAAGFHLNNELTQVLTSRYRDSRLRVDLERFVSCAARLTRIFRHCSQRLGGREGVVCLTHSQWMEVAAF, translated from the exons ATGGCGTGCTGCAGCCGGAGGGTCACCATCCAGCTTGTGGACGAGGAGGCAGGGGCTGGAGACCCGGCCCCGCAGCCCTTCCGGGGCCAGAGCTTCGAGGCAATCCGGGCGGCCTGCCTGGACAAGGGGATCCTGTTCCGCGACCCCTACTTCCCTGCGGGCCCTGATGCCCTTGGCTATGACAAGCTGGGGCCGGACTCAGAGAAGGCCAAAGGGGTGGAATGGATGAGGCCGCAT GAGTTTTGTGCTGAGCCCCAGTTCATCTGCGAGGATGTGAGTCGGACGGACGTGTGTCAAGGGAGCCTCG GGAACTGCTGGTTTCTCGCGGCCGCTGCATCCCTCACTTTGTATCCCCGACTCCTGTACCGGGTGGTGCCCCCTGGACAGGGATTCCGAGATGGCTATGCAGGCGTCTTCCACTTCCAG CTCTGGCAGTTCGGCCGCTGGGTGGACGTCGTGGTGGACGACAGGCTGCCCGTGCGCGAGCGGAAGCTGATGTTCGTGCGCTCCGAGCAGCGCAGCGAGTTCTGGGCCCCGCTGCTGGAGAAGGCCTACGCCAA GCTCCACGGCTCCTACGAGGTGATGCGCGGCGGCCACATGAACGAGGCCTTCGTGGACTTCACGGGCGGCGTGGGCGAGGTGCTCTACCTGCGGCGCCACGCCCCCGGCCTCTTCTCCGTCCTGCGCCACGCCCTGGCCAAGGAGTCCCTCGTGGGCGCCACTGCCTTG AGTGATCGGGGCGAGTACCGTACAGACGATGGGCTGGTGAAGGGACACGCGTACTCGATCACGGGCACACACAAG GCGTCTCTGGGCTTCACCAAGCTGCGGCTGCTGCGGCTGCGGAACCCGTGGGGCTGCGTGGAGTGGAGCGGGGCCTGGAGCGACAG TTGCCCGCGCTGGGACATGCTCCCCAAGGAGTGGCGAGAGGCCCTGCTGGTGAAGAAGGACGACGGTGAGTTCTG gatggagctgcaggacTTCCTGCGCCGCTTCGACACCGTCCAGATCTGCTCGTTGAGCCCCGAGGTGCTGGGCCCCGCGCCGGCCGGGGGCGGCTGGCACACGCACGTCTTCCAAGGCCGCTGGGTGCGCGGCTTCAGCGCGGGCGGGAGCCAGCCGGGTGCGG AAACCTTCTGGACTAACCCCCAGTTCCGGCTGACGCTGCTGGAGCCTGacgaggagcaggaggaggatgACGACCAGGGGccctgggggggctggggggccgcgggggcgcggggccccACGCCGGGGGGCCGCGTCCCCAAGTGCACGGTCCTCCTGTCCCTCATCCAGCGCAACCGGCGGCGCCTGAGGGCCCAGGGCCTGAAGTACCTCACCGTGGGCTTCCACGTCTTCCAG ATTCCAGAGGAG cTGCTGGGCCTCTGGGACTCCCCGCGCAGCCGCGCGCTCCTGCCGGGCCTGCTGCGCGCCGACCGCTCGGCCTTCTGCGCGCGCCGCGACGTGAGCCGCCGCTGCCGCCTGCGGCCCGGCCACTACCTGGTGGTGCCGAGCGCGGGCCGCGCGGGCGACGAGGCCGACTTCACGCTGCGCGTCTTCTCCGAGCGCCGCCACGCGGCCGT GGAGATCGATGACGTGATCAGCGCCGACCTTCGGGAGCTCACG GTGCCCCTGGAGCTGGGCTTGGAGCAACTGTTTCAGGAGCTAGCTGGAGAG GAGGAAGAGCTCGATGCCCGTCAGCTCCAGACCTTGCTAAGCATCGCCCTGGAGCCTG CCAGCGCCCACGCCCAGACCCCTGGAGAGATCGGGCTCAGGACCTGTGAGGAGCTGCTGCAGTGCTTTGGG CACGGCGGAGGCCTGGACCTGCGCCACTTCCAGCAGCTCTGGGCCCACCTCCTGGAGTGGCAG GCCACGTTTGACAAGTTCGACCAGGACGCCTCCGGAACCATGAACTCCTACGAGCTGAGGCTGGCGCTGAACGCGGCAG GCTTCCACCTCAACAACGAGCTGACCCAGGTCCTCACTAGCCGCTACCGGGACAGCCGCCTGCGCGTGGACTTGGAGCGCTTCGTGTCCTGCGCGGCCCGGCTCACCCGCATCTTCC GCCACTGCAGCCAGCGCCTGGGCGGGCGCGAGGGGGTCGTGTGCCTGACCCACAGCCAG TGGATGGAGGTGGCTGCCTTCTAG